The Rattus rattus isolate New Zealand chromosome 1, Rrattus_CSIRO_v1, whole genome shotgun sequence genome includes a region encoding these proteins:
- the Angptl4 gene encoding angiopoietin-related protein 4, which translates to MRCAPTAGAALVLCAATAGLLSAQGRPAQPEPPRFASWDEMNLLAHGLLQLGHGLREHVERTRGQLGALERRMAACGNACQGPKGTDPKDRVLEGQAPETLQSLQTQLKAQNSKIQQLFQKVAQQQRYLSKQNLRIQNLQSQIDLLAPTHLDNGVDKTSRGKRLPKMAQLIGLTPNATRLHRPPRDCQELFQEGERHSGLFQIQPLGSPPFLVNCEMTSDGGWTVIQRRLNGSVDFNQSWEAYKDGFGDPQGEFWLGLEKMHSITGDRGSQLAVQLQDWDGNAKLLQFPIHLGGEDTAYSLQLTEPTANELGATNVSPNGLSLPFSTWDQDHDLRGDLNCAKSLSGGWWFGTCSHSNLNGQYFHSIPRQRQQRKKGIFWKTWKGRYYPLQATTLLIQPMEATAAS; encoded by the exons ATGCGCTGCGCTCCGACCGCAGGCGCTGCCCTAGTGCTATGCGCAGCTACTGCGGGACTGCTGAGCGCGCAAGGGCGCCCTGCACAGCCGGAGCCGCCGCGCTTCGCATCCTGGGATGAAATGAACTTGCTGGCTCACGGGCTGCTGCAGCTCGGTCACGGGCTGCGGGAACACGTGGAGCGCACCCGTGGACAGCTGGGCGCGCTGGAACGCCGCATGGCTGCCTGCGGTAACGCTTGTCAGGGGCCCAAGGGGACAGACCCGAAGGATAGAGTCCTCGAAGGCCAGGCTCCTGAGACTCTGCAGAGTTTACAG ACTCAGCTCAAGGCTCAGAACAGCAAGATCCAGCAACTGTTCCAGAAGGTAGCCCAGCAGCAGAGATACCTATCAAAGCAGAATCTGAGAATACAGAATCTTCAGAGCCAG ATTGACCTCTTGGCCCCCACACACCTAGACAATGGGGTAGACAAGACTTCGAGGGGAAAGAGGCTTCCCAAGATGGCCCAGCTCATTGGCTTGACTCCCAATGCCACCCGCTTACACA GGCCTCCCCGGGACTGCCAGGAACTCTTCCAAGAAGGGGAGCGGCATAGTGGACTTTTCCAGATCCAACCTCTGGGGTCTCCACCATTTTTGGTCAACTGTGAGATGACTTCAG ACGGAGGCTGGACAGTGATTCAGAGACGCCTGAACGGCTCTGTGGACTTCAATCAGTCTTGGGAAGCCTACAAAGATGGCTTTGGAGATCCCCAAG GCGAGTTCTGGCTGGGCCTAGAGAAGATGCACAGCATCACAGGGGACCGAGGAAGCCAGTTGGCTGTGCAGCTCCAGGACTGGGATGGCAATGCCAAATTGCTCCAATTTCCTATCCATTTGGGCGGTGAGGACACAGCCTACAGCCTGCAGCTCACCGAGCCCACGGCCAATGAGCTGGGTGCCACCAACGTTTCCCCCAATGGCCTTTCCCTGCCCTTCTCTACCTGGGACCAAGACCACGACCTCCGAGGGGACCTTAACTGTGCCAAGAGCCTCTCTG GTGGCTGGTGGTTTGGCACCTGCAGCCATTCCAATCTAAATGGACAATACTTCCACTCTATCCCACGGCAACGGCAGCAGCGTAAAAAGGGGATCTTCTGGAAAACATGGAAGGGCCGCTACTATCCACTGCAGGCTACCACCCTGTTGATCCAGCCCATGGAGGCTACAGCAGCCTCCTAG